Genomic DNA from Candidatus Kaiserbacteria bacterium:
CTGGGTATGTGCATAAAGAAATGGCTGGTGTGTACTCCTATCTTCCTCTTGGGCTTCGTGTGCTTGAGAATATTAAAAGCATCATTCGTGAAGAGATGAATCATGAAGGGGGGCAAGAAATGGTGATGACTGCTCTTCAAGAAAAAGAAATCTGGGAAAAGACTGATAGATGGGATGATGCAAAAGTGGATATTTGGTTTAAGAGTGCACTTAAGAATGGTACTGAAGTTGGGCTTGGTATTACCCATGAAGAGCCGATTACACGCATCATGACCTCATACATCTCATCATATAGAGATCTTCCTCGTGCTGCATATCAATTCCAGAACAAATTTCGCAATGAGACCCGTGCAAAAAGCGGTATCATGCGTGGAAAAGAGTTTTTGATGAAAGACCTGTACGATTTTTCTCGTGATGCAGGTGAACATGAAGAATTTTATAGTCGTATGCGCGCAGCATACATCCGGGTGTTCGAGCGGCTTGGTCTCGGCGAGATTACCTATCCGACGTTTGCATCGGGGGGTATCTTTAGTGAGTTTTCTGAAGAGTTTCAGACGGTTTCGGATGCGGGAGAAGATATTATTTATGTTGATGAGGAACGCCACATTGCACTTAATAAAGAAGTGTATACCGACGAGGTGATTACAAAACTGGGTCTCGACAAGAGTACTCTCGTCGAGAAGAAATCTATCGAGGTAGGAAATATTTTCCATCTTGGTACCAAATTTTCTGAGCCTCTTGGCCTTTACTACACCGATGAAGAGGGAAATAAAAAGCCAGTGTACATGGGCTGCTATGGCATGGGTCCTACACGTATCATGGGTACTATTGTTGAGACGCTTTCAGATGCAAAAGGTATTGTATGGCCAGAGAGTGTGGCACCATTTCAAATACACCTCATTGAACTTTCAGGTGGTGATACTGAACTCAAAGACGAAGCTGATGGGCTCTATAACACTCTTAAGGAGGGTGGTGTCGAGGTGCTCTACGATGACCGCGATGCACGTGCAGGAGAGAAGTTTAATGACAGTGACCTGCTTGGCATGCCGTACCGTGTCGTGGTAAGTAAGAAAACAAAAGAAGAAGGGAAGTACGAAGTGGTCGAACGTGCGACCAGTAATGTACTCTTCATGACTGAGGAAGAACTCTTCCAAAAGTTCCTTAATACGACTGCATAATGAAAGGGATTACGTCATACATCGATTCATTTCTCAACTCACTGTCTACGGACATTGGGATTGACTTGGGTACCGCAAACACACTTGTCTATATAAAAGGCAAGGGAATTGTGCTTAATGAACCCACGATTGTAGCACTCAATAAAAAGACCGGACAGCTTGTTGCTATTG
This window encodes:
- a CDS encoding prolyl-tRNA synthetase, which gives rise to MKQSRLFTRTRKEVPADETAKNAQLLIRAGYVHKEMAGVYSYLPLGLRVLENIKSIIREEMNHEGGQEMVMTALQEKEIWEKTDRWDDAKVDIWFKSALKNGTEVGLGITHEEPITRIMTSYISSYRDLPRAAYQFQNKFRNETRAKSGIMRGKEFLMKDLYDFSRDAGEHEEFYSRMRAAYIRVFERLGLGEITYPTFASGGIFSEFSEEFQTVSDAGEDIIYVDEERHIALNKEVYTDEVITKLGLDKSTLVEKKSIEVGNIFHLGTKFSEPLGLYYTDEEGNKKPVYMGCYGMGPTRIMGTIVETLSDAKGIVWPESVAPFQIHLIELSGGDTELKDEADGLYNTLKEGGVEVLYDDRDARAGEKFNDSDLLGMPYRVVVSKKTKEEGKYEVVERATSNVLFMTEEELFQKFLNTTA